TTTCTCTCCAGACAATTGAAAATAATATGTTTTTCCATCTTGAATAACATTTATGTCCGGAAAAACCCCAATTTTATTGGTTACATCTAGTAAATACTCTGTTACATCTTCTATTACACTTTGTTTCTTCTTTACTAATACAGTTGCAGGCTTTCCACCAAAAAGGCCGAGTATCGCTTTTTTCCCCTGATCGATAATCGATATATCTGCTTGATCTTCTGTGATGTGTAACTGGGCTAAAGCTGACGCTACCGCCTGGTGAACAGACTGTCCAGTAGCCGTTACTTGTTTCACTTTTTCGTACCTCCCGATGAACTAACTTCCGCTTTTCCTCGTAGTTCAGGACCTTTAATAAAATAAGTAGAAACAATCATAAAAATATTTCCTACAACCCAATATAGGGATAGCGCTGCAGGGAAATTAATAGCAAATATAATAATCATAATGGGCATAATCCAAATCATCATGGCCATTTGTGGATTTTGATTCATCGTTCCTGCACTCATCATCTTTTGTTGAATGAACGTCGTCAGACCTGCCACTAAAGGTAAAATGTAGAATGGATCTGCTTGTCCTAAATCAAACCATAGGAAGCTGTCTTCAGCAATTTTTTCTGTACGGACAATCGCATGATAAAACCCAATTAAAATTGGCATTTGGATAATCAGCGGAAAACATCCGGCTAGAGGATTGACACCATGTTTTGAGAATAATGCCATCGTCTCTTGTTGTAGTTTCTGTTGAGTTTGGGCATCTTTAGAACTATATTTTTCACGAAGCTTTTTCATTTCAGGATTTAGACCTTGCATTGCCTTAGCATTTTTCGTTTGTTTGACCATTAACGGTAAAATTACTAAGCGAATTATAATAGTTACTACGACAATTGCCCATCCATAACTTCCACCAAAGATGTCAGCAAATGTTGTAATTAGCCAAGATAGTGGATAAACGAAATATTCATTCCATACTCCTTCACTTTCAGGCGTAATCGGCTGGTTGTATTCAGTACAACCTGCTAAAAGTGTCATTACACCTATCAGT
Above is a window of Bacillus sp. 2205SS5-2 DNA encoding:
- the spoIIIJ gene encoding YidC family membrane integrase SpoIIIJ, with the protein product MKKKLLTLIVLIGVMTLLAGCTEYNQPITPESEGVWNEYFVYPLSWLITTFADIFGGSYGWAIVVVTIIIRLVILPLMVKQTKNAKAMQGLNPEMKKLREKYSSKDAQTQQKLQQETMALFSKHGVNPLAGCFPLIIQMPILIGFYHAIVRTEKIAEDSFLWFDLGQADPFYILPLVAGLTTFIQQKMMSAGTMNQNPQMAMMIWIMPIMIIIFAINFPAALSLYWVVGNIFMIVSTYFIKGPELRGKAEVSSSGGTKK